In one Choloepus didactylus isolate mChoDid1 chromosome 1, mChoDid1.pri, whole genome shotgun sequence genomic region, the following are encoded:
- the MCM2 gene encoding DNA replication licensing factor MCM2 isoform X2 has translation MRQRDREAGRGLGRMRRGLLYDSDEEDEERPTRKRRQVERATEEGEEDEEMIESIENLEDLKGHSVREWVSMAGPRLEIHHRFKNFLRTHVDGHGHNVFKERISDMCKENRESLVVNYEDLAAREHVLAYFLPEAPAELLQIFDEAALEVVLAMYPKYDRIASHIHVRISHLPLVEELRSLRQLHLNQLIRTSGVVTSCTGVLPQLSMVKYNCNKCNFVLGPFCQSQNQEVKPGSCPECQSVGPFEVNMEETIYQNYQRIRIQESPGKVAAGRLPRSKDAILLADLVDSCKPGDEIELTGIYHNNYDGSLNTANGFPVFATVILANHVAKKDNKVAVGELTDEDVKMITSLSKDQQIGEKIFASIAPSIYGHEDIKRGLALALFGGEPKNPGGKHKVRGDINVLLCGDPGTAKSQFLKYIEKVSSRAIFTTGQGASAVGLTAYVQRHPVSREWTLEAGALVLADRGVCLIDEFDKMNDQDRTSIHEAMEQQSISISKAGIVTSLQARCTVIAAANPIGGRYDPSLTFSENVDLTEPIISRFDVLCVVRDTVDPVQDEMLARFVVGSHVRHHPSNKEEERQVNGNAPEPTVPNTYGVEPLPQEVLRKYIIYAKEKVHPKLNQMDQDKVAKMYSDLRKESMATGSIPITVRHIESMIRMAEAHARIHLRDYVIEDDVNMAIRVMLESFIDTQKFSVMRSMRKTFARYLSFRRDNNELLLFILKQLVAEQVTYQRNRFGAQQDTIEVPEKDLVDKARQINIHNLSAFYDSELFRMNKFSHDLKRKMILQQF, from the exons ATGCGGCAGCGTGACCGGGAGGCTGGCCGCGGCCTGGGCCGCATGCGCCGCGGGCTCCTGTACG ACAGCGACGAGGAGGATGAGGAGCGGCCAACTCGGAAGCGCCGCCAGGTGGAGCGGGCCACGGAGGAGGGCGAGGAGGACGAGGAGATGATCGAGAGCATTGAGAACCTGGAGGACCTGAAGGGCCACTCCGTGCGTGAGTGGGTGAGCATGGCCGGCCCCCGGCTGGAGATCCACCACCGATTCAAGAACTTCCTGCGCACCCATGTGGACGGCCACGGCCACAACGTCTTCAAAGAGCGCATCAGCGACATGTGCAAAG AAAACCGTGAGAGCCTGGTGGTGAACTACGAGGACCTGGCCGCCAGGGAGCATGTCCTGGCCTACTTCCTGCCAGAGGCACCAGCTGAGCTGCTGCAGATCTTCGATGAGGCTGCCCTGGAGGTGGTGCTGGCCATGTACCCCAAGTACGACCGCATCGCCAGCCACATCCACGTCCGCATCTCCCATCTGCCGCTGGTGGAGGAGCTGCGCTCGCTGAG GCAGCTGCACCTGAACCAGCTGATCCGCACCAGCGGGGTGGTGACCAGCTGCACAGGCGTCCTGCCCCAGCTCAGCATGGTCAAGTACAACTGCAACAAGTGTAACTTCGTCCTGGGCCCTTTTTGTCAGTCTCAGAACCAGGAGGTGAAGCCAGGCTCCTGTCCCGAGTGCCAGTCGGTGGGCCCCTTCGAAGTCAACATGGAAGAG ACCATCTATCAGAACTACCAGCGCATCCGAATTCAGGAGAGTCCCGGCAAAGTGGCGGCTGGCCGGCTGCCCCGCTCCAAGGATGCCATTCTCCTTGCCGATCTGGTGGACAGCTGCAAGCCAGGAGACGAGATA GAGTTGACTGGCATCTACCACAACAACTACGATGGCTCGCTCAACACCGCCAATGGCTTTCCCGTCTTTGCCACTGTCATCCTGGCCAACCACGTGGCCAAGAAGGACAATAAGGTCGCCGTGGGAGAGCTGACCGACGAGGACGTGAAAATGATCACCAGCCTCTCCAAGGATCAGCAGATTGGGGAGAAG ATCTTTGCCAGCATTGCTCCTTCCATCTATGGGCACGAAGACATCAAGAGAGGCCTGGCCCTGGCTCTGTTCGGAGGGGAGCCCAAAAACCCAG GCGGTAAGCACAAGGTGCGAGGTGATATCAATGTGCTGCTGTGTGGCGATCCTGGCACAGCTAAGTCGCAGTTCCTCAAATACATCGAGAAAGTGTCTAGCCGAGCCATCTTCACCACAGGCCAGGGGGCTTCAGCCGTGGGCCTCACGGCGTATGTGCAGCGGCACCCGGTCAGTAGGGAGTGGACCCTGGAAGCTGGGGCCCTGGTGCTGGCTGACCGAGGAGTGTGTCTAATTGATGAATTCGACAAG ATGAACGACCAGGACAGAACCAGCATCCATGAGGCTATGGAACAACAGAGCATCTCCATTTCAAAGGCCGGTATCGTCACCTCCCTGCAGGCTCGCTGCACTGTCATTGCTGCCGCCAACCCCATAG GAGGGCGCTATGACCCCTCACTGACCTTCTCAGAAAATGTGGACCTCACGGAGCCCATCATTTCCCGCTTCGACGTCCTGTGTGTGGTGAGGGACACGGTGGATCCGGTCCAG GACGAGATGCTGGCCCGCTTTGTGGTGGGCAGCCACGTCAGACACCACCCCAGCAACAAGGAGGAGGAGCGGCAGGTCAACGGCAATGCCCCGGAGCCCACCGTGCCCAATACGTATGGTGTGGAGCCTCTGCCTCAGGAGGTTCTGAGAAAGTATATCATCTATGCTAAGGAGAAGGTCCACCCCAAGCTCAACCAGATGGATCAGGACAAGGTGGCCAAGATGTACAGTGACCTCCGGAAAGAATCCATG GCAACAGGCAGCATCCCCATCACGGTACGGCATATTGAGTCCATGATCCGCATGGCAGAAGCCCACGCACGCATCCACCTGCGGGACTACGTGATAGAAGACGATGTCAACATGGCCATCCGTGTGATGCTGGAGAGCTTCATCGACACACAGAAGTTCAGTGTCATGCGCAGCATGCGAAAG actTTTGCCCGCTATCTTTCATTCCGGCGCGATAACAATGAGCTGTTGCTCTTCATACTGAAGCAGTTAGTGGCGGAGCAGGTGACGTATCAACGCAACCGCTTTGGGGCCCAGCAGGACACGATCGAAGTGCCTGAGAAGGACTTGGTGGACAAG GCTCGTCAGATCAACATCCACAACCTGTCTGCTTTCTATGACAGTGAACTCTTTAGGATGAACAAGTTCAGCCATGACCTGAAGCGGAAAATGATCCTTCAGCAGTTCTGA
- the MCM2 gene encoding DNA replication licensing factor MCM2 isoform X1, with amino-acid sequence MAESSESFTVASSPAQRRRNVDPLTSSPGRSSRHTDALTSSPGRDLPPFEDESEGLLGTEGPLEEEEDGEELIGDGMERDYRAIPELDTYEAEGLALDDEDVEELTASQREAAERAMRQRDREAGRGLGRMRRGLLYDSDEEDEERPTRKRRQVERATEEGEEDEEMIESIENLEDLKGHSVREWVSMAGPRLEIHHRFKNFLRTHVDGHGHNVFKERISDMCKENRESLVVNYEDLAAREHVLAYFLPEAPAELLQIFDEAALEVVLAMYPKYDRIASHIHVRISHLPLVEELRSLRQLHLNQLIRTSGVVTSCTGVLPQLSMVKYNCNKCNFVLGPFCQSQNQEVKPGSCPECQSVGPFEVNMEETIYQNYQRIRIQESPGKVAAGRLPRSKDAILLADLVDSCKPGDEIELTGIYHNNYDGSLNTANGFPVFATVILANHVAKKDNKVAVGELTDEDVKMITSLSKDQQIGEKIFASIAPSIYGHEDIKRGLALALFGGEPKNPGGKHKVRGDINVLLCGDPGTAKSQFLKYIEKVSSRAIFTTGQGASAVGLTAYVQRHPVSREWTLEAGALVLADRGVCLIDEFDKMNDQDRTSIHEAMEQQSISISKAGIVTSLQARCTVIAAANPIGGRYDPSLTFSENVDLTEPIISRFDVLCVVRDTVDPVQDEMLARFVVGSHVRHHPSNKEEERQVNGNAPEPTVPNTYGVEPLPQEVLRKYIIYAKEKVHPKLNQMDQDKVAKMYSDLRKESMATGSIPITVRHIESMIRMAEAHARIHLRDYVIEDDVNMAIRVMLESFIDTQKFSVMRSMRKTFARYLSFRRDNNELLLFILKQLVAEQVTYQRNRFGAQQDTIEVPEKDLVDKARQINIHNLSAFYDSELFRMNKFSHDLKRKMILQQF; translated from the exons ATGGCG GAATCATCTGAGTCCTTCACTGTGGCATCCAGCCCGGCCCAGCGTCGGCGAAACGTGGATCCTCTCACCTCTAGCCCCGGCCGAAGCTCCCGGCACACCGATGCCCTGACCTCCAGCCCTGGCCGGGACCTTCCTCCCTTTGAGGACGAGTCCGAGGGGCTGCTAGGCACAGAGGGGCCcctggaggaagaagaggatggAGAAGAGCTTATCGGAGATGGCATGGAGAG GGATTACCGGGCCATCCCAGAGCTGGACACCTACGAGGCCGAGGGCCTGGCTCTGGACGATGAGGACGTCGAGGAGCTGACCGCCAGTCAGAGGGAGGCAGCAGAGCGGGCCATGCGGCAGCGTGACCGGGAGGCTGGCCGCGGCCTGGGCCGCATGCGCCGCGGGCTCCTGTACG ACAGCGACGAGGAGGATGAGGAGCGGCCAACTCGGAAGCGCCGCCAGGTGGAGCGGGCCACGGAGGAGGGCGAGGAGGACGAGGAGATGATCGAGAGCATTGAGAACCTGGAGGACCTGAAGGGCCACTCCGTGCGTGAGTGGGTGAGCATGGCCGGCCCCCGGCTGGAGATCCACCACCGATTCAAGAACTTCCTGCGCACCCATGTGGACGGCCACGGCCACAACGTCTTCAAAGAGCGCATCAGCGACATGTGCAAAG AAAACCGTGAGAGCCTGGTGGTGAACTACGAGGACCTGGCCGCCAGGGAGCATGTCCTGGCCTACTTCCTGCCAGAGGCACCAGCTGAGCTGCTGCAGATCTTCGATGAGGCTGCCCTGGAGGTGGTGCTGGCCATGTACCCCAAGTACGACCGCATCGCCAGCCACATCCACGTCCGCATCTCCCATCTGCCGCTGGTGGAGGAGCTGCGCTCGCTGAG GCAGCTGCACCTGAACCAGCTGATCCGCACCAGCGGGGTGGTGACCAGCTGCACAGGCGTCCTGCCCCAGCTCAGCATGGTCAAGTACAACTGCAACAAGTGTAACTTCGTCCTGGGCCCTTTTTGTCAGTCTCAGAACCAGGAGGTGAAGCCAGGCTCCTGTCCCGAGTGCCAGTCGGTGGGCCCCTTCGAAGTCAACATGGAAGAG ACCATCTATCAGAACTACCAGCGCATCCGAATTCAGGAGAGTCCCGGCAAAGTGGCGGCTGGCCGGCTGCCCCGCTCCAAGGATGCCATTCTCCTTGCCGATCTGGTGGACAGCTGCAAGCCAGGAGACGAGATA GAGTTGACTGGCATCTACCACAACAACTACGATGGCTCGCTCAACACCGCCAATGGCTTTCCCGTCTTTGCCACTGTCATCCTGGCCAACCACGTGGCCAAGAAGGACAATAAGGTCGCCGTGGGAGAGCTGACCGACGAGGACGTGAAAATGATCACCAGCCTCTCCAAGGATCAGCAGATTGGGGAGAAG ATCTTTGCCAGCATTGCTCCTTCCATCTATGGGCACGAAGACATCAAGAGAGGCCTGGCCCTGGCTCTGTTCGGAGGGGAGCCCAAAAACCCAG GCGGTAAGCACAAGGTGCGAGGTGATATCAATGTGCTGCTGTGTGGCGATCCTGGCACAGCTAAGTCGCAGTTCCTCAAATACATCGAGAAAGTGTCTAGCCGAGCCATCTTCACCACAGGCCAGGGGGCTTCAGCCGTGGGCCTCACGGCGTATGTGCAGCGGCACCCGGTCAGTAGGGAGTGGACCCTGGAAGCTGGGGCCCTGGTGCTGGCTGACCGAGGAGTGTGTCTAATTGATGAATTCGACAAG ATGAACGACCAGGACAGAACCAGCATCCATGAGGCTATGGAACAACAGAGCATCTCCATTTCAAAGGCCGGTATCGTCACCTCCCTGCAGGCTCGCTGCACTGTCATTGCTGCCGCCAACCCCATAG GAGGGCGCTATGACCCCTCACTGACCTTCTCAGAAAATGTGGACCTCACGGAGCCCATCATTTCCCGCTTCGACGTCCTGTGTGTGGTGAGGGACACGGTGGATCCGGTCCAG GACGAGATGCTGGCCCGCTTTGTGGTGGGCAGCCACGTCAGACACCACCCCAGCAACAAGGAGGAGGAGCGGCAGGTCAACGGCAATGCCCCGGAGCCCACCGTGCCCAATACGTATGGTGTGGAGCCTCTGCCTCAGGAGGTTCTGAGAAAGTATATCATCTATGCTAAGGAGAAGGTCCACCCCAAGCTCAACCAGATGGATCAGGACAAGGTGGCCAAGATGTACAGTGACCTCCGGAAAGAATCCATG GCAACAGGCAGCATCCCCATCACGGTACGGCATATTGAGTCCATGATCCGCATGGCAGAAGCCCACGCACGCATCCACCTGCGGGACTACGTGATAGAAGACGATGTCAACATGGCCATCCGTGTGATGCTGGAGAGCTTCATCGACACACAGAAGTTCAGTGTCATGCGCAGCATGCGAAAG actTTTGCCCGCTATCTTTCATTCCGGCGCGATAACAATGAGCTGTTGCTCTTCATACTGAAGCAGTTAGTGGCGGAGCAGGTGACGTATCAACGCAACCGCTTTGGGGCCCAGCAGGACACGATCGAAGTGCCTGAGAAGGACTTGGTGGACAAG GCTCGTCAGATCAACATCCACAACCTGTCTGCTTTCTATGACAGTGAACTCTTTAGGATGAACAAGTTCAGCCATGACCTGAAGCGGAAAATGATCCTTCAGCAGTTCTGA